Proteins from a genomic interval of Granulicella sp. L56:
- a CDS encoding amino acid permease yields the protein MSMLFAKKSMEVLLEESRAEGAHTLERCLGPFQLTALGVGAVIGAGIFVMAGLGAHYAGPGLMLSFVLSGLGCGFAGLCYAEFAALIPLAGSAYTYAYATLGELIAWIIGWDLTLEYAMGASTVSSGWSNYFVEVLDIIHVKFPLWLAYDHWTALGKAVETVSRQVMAINYPAMLPGSQLYLAQLEVLKMHPTADMMARAHQVLGAPVLFGHEIGFNLPAFLIALIVTTVLAIGIKESAKFNTGIVVAKVAIVLFVIFLGAKYVHPGNWGHDWHTFAPYGFSGIGAGAAYIFFAYIGFDAVSTTAQEAKNPQRDLPIGIIASLAVCTVLYIAVAAVLTGMVPWQSVNIEAPIARAFADRNLGWASDIITLGALAGLTSVMLVMLLGQTRVLYAMASDGLLPKKFFAEVHPRFRTPFKNTFLVGTLAGVVGALTPIDDIGKMVNIGTLLAFVIVCIAIMILRRTEPDRPRPFRTPWVPLVPVLGILFNGYMMIKLGWLNWARLIIWLIIGLIVYFSYSVKHSRVRLRAKGLPEGVETLH from the coding sequence ATGTCGATGCTGTTTGCAAAAAAATCGATGGAGGTCCTGCTGGAAGAGAGCCGGGCAGAGGGCGCGCATACGCTGGAGCGATGCCTCGGGCCATTTCAGTTGACTGCACTGGGCGTGGGTGCGGTGATCGGCGCTGGCATCTTTGTGATGGCCGGGCTTGGGGCACACTATGCCGGACCGGGCCTGATGCTCTCGTTCGTGCTCAGTGGACTGGGATGCGGGTTTGCAGGGCTCTGCTATGCGGAGTTTGCTGCGCTCATTCCTTTGGCGGGATCGGCCTACACCTATGCCTATGCGACGCTGGGCGAGCTGATTGCTTGGATCATCGGCTGGGACCTGACGCTCGAGTACGCGATGGGCGCGAGCACGGTGAGCTCGGGCTGGTCGAACTACTTTGTCGAAGTGCTGGACATCATTCATGTAAAGTTTCCGCTGTGGCTGGCCTATGACCACTGGACAGCGCTGGGAAAAGCCGTTGAGACGGTCAGTCGCCAGGTGATGGCGATAAATTACCCCGCAATGTTGCCGGGATCGCAGCTTTACCTCGCGCAGCTTGAGGTCCTGAAGATGCACCCTACGGCCGATATGATGGCGCGGGCCCATCAGGTGCTGGGAGCACCGGTTCTATTCGGGCATGAGATCGGATTTAACCTGCCTGCATTCCTGATCGCGCTGATTGTGACCACCGTACTGGCGATCGGCATCAAGGAGTCGGCAAAGTTCAACACCGGGATTGTGGTCGCCAAGGTGGCGATCGTCCTGTTCGTTATCTTCCTGGGTGCGAAGTACGTTCATCCCGGAAACTGGGGGCATGACTGGCACACCTTCGCGCCATACGGATTTAGCGGAATCGGAGCAGGCGCTGCGTATATCTTCTTTGCCTATATCGGCTTCGACGCAGTATCGACGACGGCGCAGGAGGCGAAGAATCCGCAGCGCGACCTGCCTATCGGAATCATTGCATCGCTGGCGGTGTGTACGGTGCTCTACATCGCGGTCGCGGCAGTGTTGACGGGCATGGTGCCGTGGCAGTCGGTCAATATCGAAGCGCCGATTGCGCGCGCCTTCGCCGACCGCAACCTTGGCTGGGCCAGCGACATCATTACGCTGGGGGCTCTGGCCGGGCTGACCTCGGTGATGCTGGTGATGTTGCTGGGACAGACGCGCGTGCTCTATGCCATGGCAAGTGACGGTCTACTGCCGAAGAAGTTCTTTGCTGAGGTGCATCCGCGCTTTCGCACGCCATTCAAAAATACGTTCCTTGTAGGAACGCTGGCGGGAGTGGTCGGCGCACTGACACCGATCGACGACATCGGCAAGATGGTGAATATCGGGACGCTGCTGGCATTTGTGATCGTGTGCATTGCGATCATGATTCTGCGAAGAACCGAACCCGATAGGCCGCGCCCGTTCCGCACCCCCTGGGTCCCGCTGGTGCCTGTCCTGGGCATCCTCTTCAACGGATACATGATGATCAAGCTGGGCTGGCTGAACTGGGCGCGGCTCATTATCTGGTTGATTATTGGCCTGATCGTCTACTTCAGCTACAGCGTAAAGCACAGCCGCGTCAGGCTGCGAGCGAAAGGCCTTCCGGAGGGCGTTGAGACCTTGCACTGA